The Acidithiobacillus caldus ATCC 51756 genome has a segment encoding these proteins:
- a CDS encoding SprT-like domain-containing protein, which yields MPDPTEDTPTTTLYQELQQAFEHFNQALFVRELGKSLNPCIITLQRKRRSHGFFHSQRFCHLSSGAQADEISLNPTYFALHTIEESLSVLVHEMAHQYQALYGKPGRRGYHNKEWGGILKKIGLYPSSTGQPGGREVGEQMSHFIVPDGPFVRACNELITREYRLSWMDRFPELDDDEYEDPSLWEPIPAEDAPEPSRPEADPLTNAADPESDERKSAEETIHPPLRVDRAIIPALQRPDRFVLPSQLPPKTPNTRRKYRCPSCGNQVWGKPGMHLLCGESRCRQSAMEEKEA from the coding sequence ATGCCGGACCCGACGGAAGACACACCAACGACGACGCTGTACCAGGAGCTGCAGCAGGCGTTCGAGCATTTTAACCAGGCGCTCTTCGTCCGCGAGCTGGGCAAGTCCCTGAATCCCTGCATTATCACCCTGCAGCGCAAGCGCCGGTCGCATGGCTTCTTTCACAGCCAGCGCTTCTGCCACCTGAGCAGTGGCGCCCAGGCCGACGAGATCAGCCTGAATCCCACGTACTTCGCGCTGCACACCATCGAAGAATCGCTCTCGGTGCTGGTGCACGAGATGGCGCACCAGTATCAGGCGCTTTACGGCAAGCCTGGTCGCCGCGGGTACCACAACAAGGAGTGGGGCGGCATCCTCAAGAAAATCGGCCTCTATCCATCGAGCACCGGGCAGCCCGGAGGACGCGAGGTGGGCGAACAGATGAGCCATTTCATCGTCCCCGATGGTCCCTTCGTGCGCGCCTGCAACGAACTCATCACCCGCGAATACCGCCTGTCGTGGATGGATCGCTTCCCGGAGCTCGATGACGACGAGTACGAGGACCCCAGCCTCTGGGAACCGATCCCGGCCGAAGACGCCCCGGAGCCCTCCAGACCAGAAGCGGATCCATTGACCAACGCAGCGGACCCGGAATCGGACGAACGCAAGTCCGCAGAGGAAACCATCCATCCGCCATTGCGGGTGGACCGCGCGATCATCCCCGCCCTGCAGCGACCGGACCGGTTTGTCCTGCCAAGCCAGCTGCCACCCAAGACGCCCAATACGCGCCGCAAGTACCGATGCCCGAGCTGCGGCAACCAGGTCTGGGGCAAACCCGGGATGCACCTCCTGTGTGGGGAATCCCGATGCAGGCAATCAGCAATGGAAGAAAAGGAAGCTTGA